A genomic region of Luteibacter aegosomatissinici contains the following coding sequences:
- the apaG gene encoding Co2+/Mg2+ efflux protein ApaG, producing MNSKIPHTIDVEVETRFVPDQSQPGDNRYVFAYTITLRNAGVTGAQLLARHWVITDANGKVEEVRGDGVVGEQPWMRPGDTYEYTSGAVLETAVGTMAGSYRMVADDGTHFDAPIPAFVLSIPRTLH from the coding sequence ATGAACTCGAAAATTCCCCACACGATCGACGTGGAGGTCGAAACCCGCTTCGTTCCCGACCAGTCGCAACCCGGTGATAACCGCTACGTGTTCGCCTACACGATCACGCTGCGCAACGCCGGCGTGACCGGCGCGCAGCTGCTCGCGCGGCACTGGGTCATCACCGATGCGAACGGCAAGGTGGAAGAAGTACGCGGCGATGGCGTGGTCGGCGAGCAGCCGTGGATGCGCCCGGGCGATACCTACGAGTACACCTCGGGTGCCGTACTTGAAACCGCCGTCGGTACCATGGCCGGCAGTTACCGCATGGTCGCCGACGATGGCACGCACTTCGATGCGCCGATCCCCGCGTTCGTCCTCTCCATCCCCCGCACGCTGCACTAG
- the rsmA gene encoding 16S rRNA (adenine(1518)-N(6)/adenine(1519)-N(6))-dimethyltransferase RsmA, producing MNARPKKSFGQHFLHDKRYIERIVSSISPKDGDTVVEIGPGEGAMTLPLLAVAKKLTAIELDTDLIPGLQERAAPIGDLRIVHSDVLKVDFSALAKELGAERLRIAGNLPYYISSPILFHCVEHAAAIQDMHFMLQKEVVDRMAAEPGSKVYGRLSVMLQLACKVTPLFTVPPGAFRPPPKVDSAVVRMVPLPPEQLPKGDPAKIHAVVKAAFAMRRKTLSNTLKGLVDEATIRELGIDPKARAETLAPGDFVKLANAT from the coding sequence ATGAACGCACGCCCCAAAAAGAGCTTCGGCCAGCATTTCCTCCACGATAAGCGCTATATCGAGCGCATCGTGTCGTCGATTTCGCCCAAGGACGGCGATACCGTCGTAGAGATCGGCCCCGGAGAGGGCGCCATGACCCTGCCACTGCTGGCCGTGGCGAAGAAGCTGACCGCCATCGAGCTCGATACCGACCTGATCCCGGGCCTGCAGGAACGCGCCGCGCCGATCGGCGACCTGCGCATCGTGCATTCGGATGTGCTGAAGGTGGATTTCAGCGCGCTGGCGAAGGAACTGGGTGCGGAGCGCCTGCGCATCGCCGGCAACCTGCCCTACTACATCTCCAGCCCCATCCTGTTCCACTGCGTGGAACACGCGGCCGCCATCCAGGACATGCACTTCATGCTGCAGAAGGAAGTGGTGGACCGCATGGCCGCGGAACCCGGCAGCAAGGTTTACGGGCGCCTGAGTGTCATGTTGCAGCTCGCCTGCAAGGTGACGCCGCTGTTTACGGTGCCGCCCGGCGCCTTCCGGCCGCCACCGAAGGTCGATTCGGCCGTCGTGCGCATGGTCCCCTTGCCGCCCGAGCAGTTGCCGAAGGGCGATCCGGCGAAAATCCATGCCGTCGTGAAGGCCGCCTTCGCCATGCGGCGTAAGACACTGTCCAACACGCTGAAGGGCCTGGTCGACGAGGCCACCATTCGCGAACTGGGGATTGACCCGAAGGCCCGCGCGGAGACGCTCGCACCGGGGGATTTCGTGAAGCTCGCGAACGCGACCTGA
- the pdxA gene encoding 4-hydroxythreonine-4-phosphate dehydrogenase PdxA, protein MNATTLPRLAVTAGEPAGVGPELVARLAASDLAADIIAITDRDLLRQAAQACGVTLHIADDDGLGITHRPAGHVRIRHVPLGAPVRFGAPDPANAQHVLHMLGIAADGCLDGTFDAVVTGPVQKASINEAGVPFSGHTEFFAERAGAEVVMMLASPELRVTLATTHLPLSAVPAAITPALLERTLGIVHGALRSRFGIAHPRIAVLGLNPHAGEGGHMGREELDTIIPLLERLRADGMDLIGPLPADTAFVPAMRPRYDVVLAMYHDQALPVLKSEAFDRTVNVTLGLPFIRTSVDHGTALDLAGSGRADPASLFAATRLAIELARPRATV, encoded by the coding sequence ATGAACGCGACGACCCTGCCGCGGCTCGCCGTTACCGCCGGTGAGCCTGCCGGGGTCGGTCCCGAACTCGTTGCGCGCCTGGCGGCCAGCGACCTGGCCGCCGATATCATCGCCATCACCGACCGCGACCTGCTCAGGCAGGCCGCGCAAGCGTGCGGCGTTACGCTGCATATCGCCGATGACGACGGCCTGGGCATCACCCACCGGCCGGCCGGCCACGTACGCATCCGCCATGTGCCGCTGGGCGCACCGGTGCGTTTCGGCGCCCCCGATCCCGCGAATGCCCAACACGTGCTCCACATGCTCGGCATCGCGGCTGATGGCTGCCTGGATGGCACCTTCGATGCCGTCGTGACCGGCCCCGTGCAGAAAGCCAGCATCAACGAGGCAGGCGTCCCCTTCAGCGGACACACCGAGTTCTTCGCCGAGCGTGCCGGCGCCGAGGTGGTGATGATGTTGGCCAGCCCGGAACTCCGGGTGACGCTGGCGACGACCCACCTGCCCCTGTCGGCGGTCCCCGCCGCCATCACCCCTGCACTGCTGGAACGCACCCTGGGCATCGTGCATGGCGCGCTGCGCAGCCGTTTCGGCATCGCCCACCCGCGCATTGCGGTGCTGGGCCTGAACCCGCACGCAGGCGAAGGTGGGCACATGGGCCGCGAAGAGCTCGATACGATCATCCCGTTGCTGGAGCGCCTGCGCGCCGATGGCATGGACCTTATTGGGCCCCTGCCCGCCGATACCGCCTTCGTGCCGGCCATGCGGCCGCGCTACGACGTGGTGCTGGCCATGTACCACGACCAGGCCCTGCCGGTGCTCAAGAGCGAAGCGTTCGACCGCACCGTCAATGTCACGCTCGGCCTCCCCTTCATCCGCACGTCCGTCGATCACGGCACGGCGCTCGACCTGGCCGGCAGCGGCCGGGCCGATCCGGCCAGCCTGTTCGCCGCCACGCGCCTCGCTATCGAGCTTGCCCGCCCGCGGGCCACCGTATGA
- a CDS encoding symmetrical bis(5'-nucleosyl)-tetraphosphatase — translation MAVYAIGDVQGCYPELQRLLEKIRFDPAADQLWFCGDLVNRGGESLATLRLIHSLRERSIITLGNHDLSLLAIGQRREDAQQRVNPELREVLFAEDAPVLLEWLRMQKLLHHDETLGWTMIHAGMAPIWTLRQAQRAALEVERELGGPRHQRLLKNLFGNRPAAWNNRLQGVERHRATINTLTRMRYCDVNGRIDFEGKDRPGTQKPGMYPWFEVPGMRKRETKIVCGHWSALGRFAGLGVYAIDTGCVWGGQLTAMRLDSEEPQYITVQAEPHRQKPKGGGD, via the coding sequence ATGGCCGTCTACGCGATCGGCGACGTGCAAGGTTGCTACCCCGAACTCCAGCGCCTGCTCGAGAAGATCCGCTTCGATCCCGCCGCCGACCAGCTCTGGTTCTGCGGCGACCTGGTGAACCGCGGCGGCGAGTCGCTCGCTACGCTGCGCCTTATCCACTCGCTGCGCGAGCGGAGCATCATCACGCTCGGCAACCACGATCTGTCACTGCTGGCGATCGGCCAGCGCCGTGAGGACGCCCAGCAGCGGGTGAACCCCGAGCTGCGCGAAGTGCTGTTCGCCGAGGATGCACCCGTGCTGCTCGAGTGGTTGCGCATGCAGAAGCTGCTGCACCACGACGAGACCCTTGGCTGGACCATGATCCACGCCGGCATGGCGCCCATCTGGACCCTGCGCCAGGCCCAGCGCGCCGCACTGGAAGTGGAACGCGAGCTTGGCGGCCCGCGCCACCAGCGCCTGCTGAAGAACCTGTTCGGCAACCGCCCGGCGGCATGGAACAACCGCCTGCAGGGTGTGGAGCGGCACCGCGCCACGATCAATACGCTTACGCGCATGCGCTACTGCGATGTGAATGGCCGCATCGATTTCGAAGGCAAGGATCGGCCGGGTACTCAGAAACCGGGGATGTACCCGTGGTTTGAAGTACCAGGCATGCGCAAGCGCGAGACGAAGATCGTCTGCGGGCACTGGTCCGCACTGGGCCGCTTCGCGGGCCTGGGCGTGTACGCAATCGATACCGGTTGCGTGTGGGGCGGCCAGCTCACGGCCATGCGGCTGGATAGCGAAGAACCGCAGTACATCACCGTGCAGGCCGAGCCGCACAGGCAGAAGCCGAAGGGCGGCGGCGACTGA